ACGGCGAGGCGACGGGGCTTATGTGGGTGCAGGAATCGGGAATATTGGAAACCCCGATCGCGCTGACCAATACGCTCAGCGTCGGGAACGTTCAAAGGGGCCTTGTGGAATGGATGCTGCAAAACCATCCCGCCGTAGGCATTTCTGACGATACCCTTACCCCCGTGGTTTTTGAATGCGATGACAGCTCGCTTAACGACATACGCGGAATGCATGTGAAGCCGGAGCATGTTTTTGAAGCCATTGCCAAAGCCTCCTCCGGCCCGGTAACGGAAGGGGCTGTGGGCGCGGGAACAGGCATGATCTCTTACGAATTTAAGGGCGGGATCGGAACCGCCTCCAGGAAAGTGCCGAAGCCCGCTTATGTTGTGGGGGTGCTTGTGAACGCGAACCACGGCATCAGGGAAAACCTGCGCATAAACGGCATTCCGGTGGGACGGAAAATAGCCGACCTTAAACCGAAGCTCAGGCAGGACGGCTCTATCGTGGTGATAGTGGCGACCGACGCCCCCCTGGATGCCCGCCAGCTTTCGCGGCTGGCAAAAAGGGCGATGCTTGGCGTGGCCAGAACAGGGGCTGTCGCCTACCACGGCAGCGGCGATGTGGCGCTTGCTTTTTCAACCGCGAACAGAATTCCGCATTATCCCAAGGTCCCTGTTATGAACATGGCTGTGCTGTCGGATTTCTGGATCGACGACCTGTTTGAAGCTACCGCCGACGCCGCGGAAGAAGCGGTAATAAACGTTCTTCTTTCCGCCGAAACCGTTGAGGGCAGGGATG
The genomic region above belongs to Elusimicrobiota bacterium and contains:
- a CDS encoding P1 family peptidase, yielding MKNITALILFFSCGLLCAGERAPDLGIKIGQFERGRYDAITDVAGVKVGHATLISGKGALEQGKGPVRTGVTVIIPAEGDIWNSKVAAGSFVLNGNGEATGLMWVQESGILETPIALTNTLSVGNVQRGLVEWMLQNHPAVGISDDTLTPVVFECDDSSLNDIRGMHVKPEHVFEAIAKASSGPVTEGAVGAGTGMISYEFKGGIGTASRKVPKPAYVVGVLVNANHGIRENLRINGIPVGRKIADLKPKLRQDGSIVVIVATDAPLDARQLSRLAKRAMLGVARTGAVAYHGSGDVALAFSTANRIPHYPKVPVMNMAVLSDFWIDDLFEATADAAEEAVINVLLSAETVEGRDGNTAYALPHDRLKELLKKYGDGE